The proteins below come from a single Panulirus ornatus isolate Po-2019 chromosome 72, ASM3632096v1, whole genome shotgun sequence genomic window:
- the Lst8 gene encoding target of rapamycin complex subunit lst8, which translates to MSANDLANQVLLATASYDHTIKLWQAHSGICQRTLKHPESQVNAMEITPDRQLLAAAGYQHIRMYDLKSLNEDPVINYEGVSKNVTALGFQEDGKWMFTGGEDCTAKIWDLRSCNLHVSRIFQVSTPVNCACLHPNQAELFVGDQSGVIHIWDVKTEHNEQLIPEPDASIQSIAIDPEGTYMAAVNNKGKAYVWRLSGGTGDTPITLTPTRSILAHNSYALKVKFSPDSTMMVTTSADRTARLWKTADFSQMIELSDSSQKWVWDVSFSADSQHIITGSSDNTARLWSVETGEIKREYSGHQKAITAIAFKDVLYPC; encoded by the exons ATGTCGGCCAATGACCTGGCAAACCAGGTCCTCTTGGCCACAGCCAGCTACGACCACACCATCAAGCTATGGCAGGCTCACAGTGGGATATGTCAGCGGACCCTAAAGCACCCAGAATCT CAAGTAAATGCAATGGAAATAACCCCAGATCGCCAACTGTTGGCTGCAGCTGGCTACCAACACATACGCATGTATGACTTAAAATCACTGAATGAAGACCCTGTTATTAACTATGAAGGAGTGAGCAAGAACGTTACTGCACTTGGATTTCAGGAAGATGGAAAGTGGATGTTCACAGGTGGTGAAGACTGTACTGCAAAAATTTGGGACTTGAG ATCATGCAACCTCCACGTGTCTAGAATTTTCCAAGTGAGTACCCCAGTCAACTGTGCCTGCCTGCACCCCAACCAAGCTGAGCTTTTTGTTGGAGACCAGTCAGGAGTCATCCACATATGGGATGTGAAAACTGAACATAACGAACAACTG ATACCTGAACCTGATGCTAGTATTCAGAGCATTGCCATAGACCCAGAAGGAACATATATGGCTGCTGTCAACAACAAAGGAAAAGCATATGTGTGGCGACTGTCTGGAGGAACTGGTGACACTCCCATTACCTTAACACCAACGAGATCCATTCTTGCACACAACAGCTATGCCCTCAAAGTCAAGTTCAGCCCAGATTCCAC TATGATGGTAACAACATCAGCTGACCGCACTGCTCGCTTATGGAAGACAGCAGATTTCTCTCAGATGATAGAACTGAGTGACAGTAGCCAAAAGTGGGTTTGGGATGTTTCGTTTTCTGCTGATTCACAACACATTATAACAG GATCTTCAGACAACACAGCTCGCTTATGGTCAGTAGAGACTGGTGAAATTAAACGAGAATACAGTGGTCACCAGAAAGCTATCACAGCAATAGCATTTAAGGATGTATTGTATCCATGTTGA